The DNA region GGTTATGGGTCCCTGCTTTGGCAGGGACGACAGCGGAATTGGGGCGCTGTCCTGGACATTCCATCGGAAATCGGGTGGCGCCAGCTGCGCTCAAGGGCCAGATTCGCCGCATGACAGCAACAGCCAGAACCATCACCCGCCCGACCACCAGCATTCCCGCCCGCGTTGACGCGCTCGACTGGGACCGGATCACGACCGACCTCGACGGACAGGGCTGCGCCGTCCTTGGCGGCCTGCTGACGCCAGAGGAATGCGATGCTGTCGCCGCGCTCTATCCCGACGACAGCCGGTTCCGCAGCCGGGTCGTGATGGGCCGCCACGGCTTCGGCCGCGGCGAGTACAAGTATTTCTCCTATCCGCTGCCGGACCTGATCGCGGAACTGCGGCCGGCGCTGTATGCGCGGCTGACCGCGACCGCCAATCGCTGGAACGAGACGATGGGGATCGAAATCAGCTATCCTCCGTCGCATGGGGCCTTCCTGAAGCGCTGCCATGATGCCGGGCAGACGCGGCCGACGCCGCTGCTGCTGCAATATGGCGAGAGCGATTACAATTGCCTGCACCAGGATCTCTATGGCGAGCACGTATTCCCGATCCAGGTCGCGATCCTGCTGTCGCAGCCGGGGCGCGATTTCACCGGCGGCGAGTTCGTGCTGACTGAGCAGCGGCCGCGGATGCAGTCGCGGCCCGAGGTGGTGCCGCTGACCAAGGGCGATGCGGTGGCCTTTGCCGTGCATCATCGTCCGGTGCAGGGGACGCGCGGTCCTTATCGTGTCAATCTGCGCCACGGCGTCAGCCGGATCAGGTCCGGCCATCGCCACACCGTTGGTGTGATCTTCCACGACGCAGAGTGAGTGTGCAGAGGCGTGGCTGCTGATCTGTTCGAGACCATTGGCGATGCGCGGCCGCCGCGCGAAGTTATCGCGGACGGCGCGGTGCTGTTGCGCGGCTTTGTCCGGCCGTTCGAGGCCGAGCTGATCCCGGCCTTGCGTGTGATCGTCAAGCAGGCGCCGTTCCGGCATCTGATCACGCCGGGCGGCCACCGGATGTCGGTCGCGATGACCAATTGCGGCAGCGTCGGCTGGGTCTCCGATCCCAATGGCTATCGCTATGATCCGATCGATCCGGACTCCGGACAGCCCTGGCCTGAAATGCCGGAGGTGTTGCGCGGGCTCGCCGCCGAGGCCGCGGCTGCGGCTGGCTTCAACGGCTTCGCGCCGGAGGCCTGCCTGATCAACCGCTATGTGCCCGGTGCAAAACTGTCGCTGCACCAGGACAAGGACGAGCTCGACTACGGCGCACCGATCGTCTCGATCTCGCTCGGGCTGCCGGCGGTCTTCCTGTTCGGCGGGCTGAAGCGCAGCGATACGCCGCGCCGCTATCGGCTCGAACATGGCGACGTTGCGGTGTGGGGCGGGCCGTCACGGCTATTTTATCACGGCGTCGCGGCGCTCGCTGATGGCGAGCACAGCGTGCTCGGCCGGCAGCGCATCAATTTGACCTTCCGCAAGGTGCGTTGACGCCCCCCTCCCGCAAATGGGGGAGCTGGTCTAAACTCGGGCCATGACCACCAAGGCCGACCGCGCGGTCAACCGCACCGGCGTCTATCTCGCCGTGCTGCAGCTCGTGTTCACGCTGGGCTGGACCACCTACCTGATCTATCTGCCGAAGCTGTGCGCCGATGTCGGCATCGCGCCGTCGACCGTCATCCTGATCCTGATGATGGACCAGGGCATCTTCACGGTCACCGACACCGCGATGGGCATGGCCGCCGACAGGATTGCGAGCCTCGTCGGCCGGCTCGGCGTGTTCGTCGGCGTTCTCGCCGCGATCTCCTGCGCCGCCTTCGTCGCGCTGCCCTATGTGGCCGGCACCGGGCCGGGCGCGAAATTGTGGCTCATCGTGCTGATCGTAATCTGGTCGGTCACATCGTCGGCCTTGCGCGCGCCGCCACTGACGCTGCTCGGCAAGTATCGCGCGCAACCCTCCGTCCCGTTCCTCGCCGCGCTGGCGATGCTGGGCTACGGCATCGCGGGTGCGGTCTCGCCCTATCTCGGCGTTGTGCTGCGCGATCATGATGCGCGGCTGCCGTTCGTGCTGTCCGGCGCCGTGCTGCTGCTGACCGCGCTCGCGTTCTCAGGGATTGAGCGCCGCGTCGCCGAGGAGGTTCAGCCGGAGCGGCTCGCGCCACCGGCCAAGCGGCTCGGGGCGGTGCCGATGTTCCTGATCGGATCGATGGTGCTGCTCTCGCTCGGCTATCAGCTGCATTTCAACATCAACAGCGCGCCGTTCTATTTGCGCTTTGCCAAGTCAGACGACCTGCAGTGGCTGATGCCGGTGTTCTGGATCGGCTTCAACATCGCGATGTTTCCGGCGAGCATCGTCGTCAAGCATCGCGGCGGCCTGATCGTGATGGGCGCGGCGGGACTGCTCGGCGCATTCGCTGTCATCGCCGCGGAGATCGCCGGCAGTCTCAATGTCCTGATCGTGGCGCAGTTCATGGCGGGAGCGGCCTGGGGCTGCATGCTGATGAGCGCGGTGTCCGCGGCGCTTGCGATCGGCGAGGCCGGCGCGGAAGGCAAGGTGACGGGACTGGTGTTCTCGGCGCTGGCGCTTGCTACCTTTGCGCGGATGGCGGCGGTCGCCGGCGGCTTGCAGAAGATGCCGGACTATGCGCCGCTGGTGCATTGGGCGCCGGTCGCCTGCTGGTCAGTCGCCGGCGCCGGCCTGCTCGTGATCGCCGCGTCGCGATTGCAGCGCGGCGTGAAGAGCGCTTAGTTGTTCCTCGCCGGATGGATGAACGCCCAGGGCGAGACTTCCGAATCCGTCGGCACTTCAACCGAGATCACGTAGGGGCCGCCGTCGGCCAGCGCCTTCTCCAGCACGGGGCGGAAGTGATCGGGCGAGGTGACGCGCGCGGCGCCGACGCCGAAGGACTCCGCAAGCTTGACGAAATCGGGGTTGACCAGGTCGGAGGCAACGACACGACCGTCGAAGCGCTCGCGCTGGTCGCGGCGGACATTGCCATAGGCGTTGTTGTTGAACACCAGCGTCACCACGCCGATCTTGAACTGCACGGCGGTGGCGAGCTCCTGCACGCCGAACATGAAGCCGCCGTCGCCGGTGATCGCGACGACAGGCTTGTTGGGGTTGGCGACCTTGGCGCCGAGCGCGGTCGGGAAGCCCGAGCCAAGCGTGCCCTGATAGCCCGAGGTGACGAAGGTGCGCGGTTCGTAGATCGGAAAGCCGTACCAGGAGGCAAAGCCGACTTGCGATAGCTCGTCGGTGACGATGGCGTTTGCCGGCAACACCTCGCGCAGGATCTTCAGGTAGGCCATCTGCGGCTGGATGCGCTGGATCTCCTGCTCGGCGGCCGCGGTCGCCTCGCGGATCGCGGCGCGGCGGCCCGAGGTCTTGCTGTAGCCGGCCTTGCGCACGGCGGCGATG from Bradyrhizobium sp. B124 includes:
- a CDS encoding MFS transporter, producing MTTKADRAVNRTGVYLAVLQLVFTLGWTTYLIYLPKLCADVGIAPSTVILILMMDQGIFTVTDTAMGMAADRIASLVGRLGVFVGVLAAISCAAFVALPYVAGTGPGAKLWLIVLIVIWSVTSSALRAPPLTLLGKYRAQPSVPFLAALAMLGYGIAGAVSPYLGVVLRDHDARLPFVLSGAVLLLTALAFSGIERRVAEEVQPERLAPPAKRLGAVPMFLIGSMVLLSLGYQLHFNINSAPFYLRFAKSDDLQWLMPVFWIGFNIAMFPASIVVKHRGGLIVMGAAGLLGAFAVIAAEIAGSLNVLIVAQFMAGAAWGCMLMSAVSAALAIGEAGAEGKVTGLVFSALALATFARMAAVAGGLQKMPDYAPLVHWAPVACWSVAGAGLLVIAASRLQRGVKSA
- a CDS encoding 2OG-Fe(II) oxygenase, which translates into the protein MTATARTITRPTTSIPARVDALDWDRITTDLDGQGCAVLGGLLTPEECDAVAALYPDDSRFRSRVVMGRHGFGRGEYKYFSYPLPDLIAELRPALYARLTATANRWNETMGIEISYPPSHGAFLKRCHDAGQTRPTPLLLQYGESDYNCLHQDLYGEHVFPIQVAILLSQPGRDFTGGEFVLTEQRPRMQSRPEVVPLTKGDAVAFAVHHRPVQGTRGPYRVNLRHGVSRIRSGHRHTVGVIFHDAE
- the alkB gene encoding DNA oxidative demethylase AlkB; this encodes MAADLFETIGDARPPREVIADGAVLLRGFVRPFEAELIPALRVIVKQAPFRHLITPGGHRMSVAMTNCGSVGWVSDPNGYRYDPIDPDSGQPWPEMPEVLRGLAAEAAAAAGFNGFAPEACLINRYVPGAKLSLHQDKDELDYGAPIVSISLGLPAVFLFGGLKRSDTPRRYRLEHGDVAVWGGPSRLFYHGVAALADGEHSVLGRQRINLTFRKVR